The Pirellulales bacterium DNA window AGAAGGCCCGGGCCTGGCTGCATCGGCCCAGCATCTGCCCGCGAGCGCATGGCCGACGGCGACGGCCGCGGAATATGTTCGCCAATCGCAATCGCGCCTCGCGTCCAACAGCCGATTGAAAGAAGGGACGGGCACCGCGCGGCCGAGCGAAACGTGCGATAAGATCGACGGGTCGCTCGGAGGCAGCCCCCCATTTCAACAGGCCGCCAAGGCGCCACGGAACAACGATATCGAATCGCCATGACCCAGCCGTTTCTCGCCGCCGCCGTTCAAATGCAGTCGGGCGAGGACAAGGGGGCGAATCTGGCCGCGGCCATCCGGCTGGTCGAGCAAGCGGCCGCCGCCGGAGCCGAACTCGTCGCGCTGCCCGAGTTGTTCAACTGCCTCGGCACGTATGCGAAGGTCTGTGCGGAAGCGGAAGCCGTGCCGGGGCCCACCAGCGAGACCATGGCGAATCTGGCCGCCCGGCTGGGGATCACGTTGCTCGCGGGCAGCATCGCCGAACGAGCGCCGCTCGGCGCTGCGACGGCCATTTACAACACAAGCCTGCTCTTCGATCCCGACGGCCGGCTGTTGGCGCGGTATCGCAAGATGCACCGTTTCGACGTCGATCTGCCGGGGCAGGTCGTGGCGCGTGAATCGGATTGGTTTGCGGCGGGCGCCAATATCGCGACCGCCACGACGCCGCTCGGCGCGCTGGGCACGGCGATCTGCTACGACTTGCGGTTTCCCGAATTGTTTCGGCGGATGGCGTCGGCCGGCGTGCAAGTGATTCTGCTCCCTTCGGCATTCACGCTCCACACCGGCCGCGACCATTGGCAAGTGTTGCTGCGCGCCCGGGCGATCGAGAATCAGGCATACGTCGTCGCCCCGAATCAGTGTGGCCGTCATTCTCCGCAACTCGTGAGCTACGGTCATTCGGCAATTGTCGATCCGTGGGGGCGGGTGTTGGCAAGCGGGCCTGAGAGCGGCGAAGCGATCGTCGCCGCCGAAATCGATTTGGCATATCTTTCGACCGTGCGCAGTCAACTTCCCGCACTCGCGCATCGGCGCTTTCTTTAGAAGCCGTTTTGAAAACCGCTGGGGACGGTCGCCTGTCGGCGTGCGCTGATTGCGCGTGGCGGCGGAAAAAATTTCCCGCAAAAGTTTTTCCGGAAAAATTTCATTCGGGAAATTTGCGGTTGTGCGGTTTGATCGCTTCACGATCTTTCCAGCGGCGGCATGATTTTCATCCCGCGAACGACGAGGTGGAGCATGCGTGGAAGAAAATGCAAGAGGGCATTTCGCGCGCTCCCGCGCGGCGCGCGATCTCGCGAAACAAGTTGCTTGACAAGATGCCCTCGCTCCGCAAAATGGGCCAACAGTCAAGCGTGGCAGTGCAGTGTGTCTTGAATCACTTTGCGGAACATCGCCGAACTCATCGGCGTTTTATCGGGTCGAAGTTCGCGCTGCGGCTCGGTCGATCAGGTGTGGAAAAATCAGGCGAGCGGCGCGCGAGCGGCGGCGCGACGCAGCGGCCGGATTTTGATTCGTTGTGCAAAGTTGGTCACGACATACCGCGGCCTTCGCAGGAACGACGCGGCGCCGCAAGCGAATGCTTGGGGGTGCGACTGAGGGATCGAATGCAGGCGACTTAGTCGCGCGCTGGATGCCCCCCCTAGCTGCGCCGCGCTCTCGTGCGGCATAATGCGATGGCGCCGAGCGCTAGGCTTCGTTGCGCAGAAAAATAACTCGGCATTTTGAACTCGGCGGTTCCATGCCCACGGCTTTGCGTGGGCACCCACCTTGAGGCGGTCGCCGAGTAGAATTTTTCGGTCGGTCCTAATTCTGCACGGCCGGTGCCGAGCTCGTTCCGTCAAAAGCCATTTTCCCATGACTGCGGCGCTCGTTGCGCTTGGCGCGAATCTTGGCGATCGACGCGCGATGCTCGATCGGGCCGTGCAGTTGCTCGCCGAGCGGCCGCATGTGCGACTGATTGCGGCAAGCCGCCCGCTCGTGACACGGCCGATCGGCGGAGACGCGGATCAGCCTGAATTTCTAAACGCGGCCGCATTGTTCGAAACGGCGCTTGGCCCGGCCGAATTTCTTGCCGCGATGGCGGAAATCGAGCTCGCCTTGGGCCGTCGCCGCGACGAGCCGCGCTGGAGCGCCCGCCCCATCGATTTGGACCTTTTGCTTTTCGGATCGTTGGTGCTCGACGCGCCGGGGCTGAGCGTGCCTCATCCGCGGATGGGTTTCCGGCGGTTCGTGATCGAGCCGGCTGCGGAAATCGCCCCCGACATGCGGCATCCCACGATTCTTTGGACGCTGGCCGAACTGCGCGACCATTTGCGTTTCGCGCCGCCCTATGTCGCGATCGCCGGTGCGCCGCGAGCGGGAAAATCGGCGCTGGCGGCCGACGTGTCCGTCTCGCTTGGCGCTCGGCTACTGGCCGATCCGACGACCAGGCAAACGGCTGCGGGAGCCGCTGCCGGCCCGTCCGCTGACGCCCTTGCATCTGGTCCGGCCTGGCAACGCGAGATAGAATTGCTCGGGTTGCGATTCAATCAGTTGGCGATGTCGGGATTGGCATCGCCGTCAGGCGGCGCGGGCCACGCGCCAAATGCGGCGATTGGCGACTATTGGTTCGATCAATCGCTCTGTGTTGCGGCAATCGCCGTTCCCGCGGAACAAGCGGCGGAGTTTCGCGAACGCTGGCGGGCTGCCGCCGTTCAGGCGCCACGACCGAAGCTGCTTGTGCTTCTCGATGCGCCGCTCGATTGGCTCTGGGAACAGATAGAACCCACAGCGGAAGTGCGGTCTTGGCTGAATCGCGAATCGTTTGCACAATTGCGACAATCGATCGTCGATCGGGCCACCATGCAATACCGCGGGCCGCTGCTGCGATTGGATAGCCGGCAACCGGAACACGCCCGAGCCGAACTGGCCGCCGCAGTGCAAGCGGCCAATTGAGATTCGCAACCGCGGATAATTCAGAGGCAATGGCCGCATGCGGGAAAGCAAGGCTTGGCCGAAAAGTAACTTCTCCACAGACCCCGCTCCCCTTGCGGGAGAGGGTCGGGTGAGGGGTTCAAGAAGCGGAGGTTATTTTTCGGCCGGGCCTAAGTTCGGCATTGAAACTCGCGCGGGAGGCGCCCCTCGCTAACGCGTCGGGCTAATGTCCCTTCGAGAAACGTCATTGTAGCCCGACGCGTTAGCGAGAGAGGCGCCGCAAAAACGCGACGCTGTTCCTCCGTCGCCAAATCCGAAAATCAACTCATGTCTGACATCGCTTCTCCCGAACTGCCCACCGTCATTCGCGACCCGGATCTCTTGCTGGACCGCGTGCGCGCCTGGCAAGCCGCGGGCGAGACGGTCGGATTGGTGCCCACGATGGGGGCGCTGCACGCCGGCCATTTGAGCATGGTCGCGCGATCCACGGCCGAATGCTCCCGCACGGTGGTCACGATTTTCGTCAATCCGGCCCAGTTCGGTCCGGCGGAGGATTTCGACCGCTATCCGCGCCAGCTTGAGCAGGATGTGGAAAAGCTGCGTGGCGCCGGCGTCGATGTGGTGTTCGCGCCCAGTACTGAAGCGATGTATCCACCCGATTTCGCGACCTATGTCGAAGTGGAAGGGCTGAGCCAGCATTGGGAAGGGGCGAGCCGGCCGGGGCATTTTCGCGGCGTCGCCACGATCGTGCTCAAATTGTTTCAAGCCGCCCCCGCCGATGTTGCCTATTTCGGCCAAAAAGACTATCAGCAGGCGGTGATCATTCACCGCATGGTGGCCGATCTGCAATTGCCCATCCAAATCCGCGTGCTGCCGATCGTTCGCGAAGCCGACGGAATCGCGATGAGTTCGCGAAATGCCTACCTCACGCCCGACGACCGCCAACGGGCGCTCGTGCTATCGCGGAGCCTGCAATTGGCCATGCAATTGATTCGCGATGGCGAACGCGACGCCCGGCGGATCGCGGATCGCATGCGCGAGATGATCACGTCGACCGAAGGAGTGGCGCTCGATTACGCAACGTTGGTTGACCCCACGACGCTTGCCGAAAAGACCGAAGTGGTCGGCACAACCGTAGCATTGGTAGCCGCGCGCGTCGGCGCCACGCGATTGATCGACAATGAAATCATAACAGGCTGAAGGCGACAGGCTACAGGCTTAAGAACGCGCGCCCTTCCGCCGTTTGCCTTCGTACCTCAAGCCTTCAGCCTCAAGCCTGTAGCCTTTTATGCTCCAAACGCTTTTCTATATTCCTGACCGTGTGTTCGGCATGCCGCTGTTCGGTTGGGGGCTGCTGTTGGCCGTGTGGGCCGTGGCCAGCGCCGCGACGTTGAGCTATCAAGTCTGGCGGCATGGATTCGGGCAACAGGCGGCCAGCTATTTGCCCTTGTTGGCGCTGATCGGCTTGGCAATTCGATTCCTGCTGCCGGCCCTGGAACAGGTCGAGCATTTGCCGACCGGTGAGAATATCGTGCTCGGTCTGCCGATCCGCGGTTATGGCGTCATGCTGCTGATCGGCTTGGTGTCGGCGGTCGGGCTGGGGGTGTATCGCGCGCGGCAGCGCGGCATCGATCCGGAAATCATGTATTCGCTGGCGATCTGGCTCTTCATCGGCGGATTCGGCGGCGCTCGATTGTTCTATGTGACGGAATATTGGACGCAACAATTCGTCAAACATCATGCCGATGGAAGTTTCGATTTCGGCGCCACGCTCGCCGCGGTGGCCAACGTGGCCCAGGGCGGGATTGTCGTTTACGGCGGATTGGCGGGCGGAGTGCTGGCCGGCGCGTTTTTCCTGCGCCGGCATCGGTTGCCGGTGCTGCGAATCTTCGACATCTGCGCTCCGAGCGTGATGCTCGGGCTGGCGATCGGACGGATCGGATGTTTTTTGAACGGCTGTTGCTATGGCGGCGTGTGTGCGCTGCCTTGGGCGGTCGCGTTTCCGCAGCAATCGCCGCCCTTCGAGCGGCAAATGAATCGGGCTCAATTGTATCTGCACGGTCTGGCGTTCTCGGATCAGGGAACCGGCTTGGGCGGACCGGCCATCATTTATCACGTCGAACCCGGCTCGGCGGCGGCTCGGGCCGGCCTGAAGGCCGACCAGCAGATCGTCGAGATCGATCGCCAAACGGCGAGCGATCCGAAGCCGGTGCGGATCTTTCCCGCCAAACGGCGCGAGGGTGCGGGCGAGGGAGCAGTCGTGCAAGACGATTCGCTTTCCGCTGCCGAAATGGCCCTCTTGGGCGTATCGGGCGAAGGAACGCGGATCACGCTGCGCACCGATCGAAGCGCGGAGCCTGCGAGTTGGGCAATCACGGCCGCCGACGAACCGCCGCAGCGCAGCTTGCCCGTGCATCCGACGCAGCTTTACGATTCACTCGGGGCGGCGCTGCTGTGCCTGCTGCTGATCGCCTACGGACCTTTCAGCCGGCACGACGGCGAGACGCTGGCCTTGCTGTTCATTCTCCATCCCGTCGCCCGGTTCCTGATCGAGGCGATCCGCACCGACGAGCCAAAGAAGTATTTCGGGATGAGCATTTCCCAGGTCGGCAGCCTGCTATTCGTCGCTATCGCCATGGGGCTGTGGTTCTATCTCCGCCGGCGGCCGGCAAAATCGGCGGGGCCCCGCCTCGCGGCACCGATCGCCGTCGGCTGACGATTGTCGATCTCGAGACCGTGTGCCAATCGATCTCGAGATCGTGTGCCACTGGCCAAGCGAAGTCGGCCGTGTGCCACTGGCCAGCGAAGTCGGCCAGTGGGAGCGCCGCTGGACTTGGCAATCGCCACTTGAACGCCGCCGTTTGCCGTTTAATCTCGCGTCGCATGCATCCGAGCCTCAACGTCAACCTGCCGGCCGGCACTGGCCGACTGCGCTGGCCAGTGGCACACGCGGCGAGAGCGAGCGCTGCGCAAGTGATGCGGGGACAACGGTTTGACAGGCCCGCCGCCGAACGCGAAGATGGACCGCAGCCGCCCCGGGTTCTCTTGGGCCGCAGTGGAAACCGCCCAGAACGGGAACTTTTCGCGCTTGCGGGGCGTCTCATTCAACGGAGCGAGTGGTGAACGACGACGCCCAACTCATCGATCAAGCCCTTGCTGGCCAATCGGTGGCGTTTGGGCGCTTGGTGACAAAATATCAAGACCGCTTGTACAACGCTTTGGTGCATGTCGTCGGCTCGGCCGAAGAAGCCAAAGACGTCGCCCAAGATGCCTTCGTGCAGGCGTTTTTGAAGCTCGATTCGTTCCAGCGTTCGGCGGCATTTTACACGTGGCTCTATCGCATTGCCTTCAACCTTGCCATCAGCCGGTTTCGCAAGACGAAGCCGACCGTTTCGGTCGATCGGGCGCGCGAATCGAGCGGACAAGAAATCATGGCCCGCGACCCACCGCCGGGCGAACGGCTCGAACAACAGGAACGCGCCCAGCAGGTCCAACTCGCTTTGGCGGCGCTCGACGAACACCATCGGGCAGTGCTAGTGCTCCGGGAAATCGACGGCTGCAGTTATGAAGCCATCGCCGAAATCCTCGACCTGCCCGTCGGCACGGTTCGCAGCCGTTTGCACCGGGCTCGGATGGAACTGCGGGAACTGCTGAAAGGCGTCGTGCAAGAAGAACGCTGACGTTTTCTCCACGATACGAATTGGCACTGAAATAGAACTGCAAAACGGGGATTCGCCGCCGACGGCAATCAGATTTGCTCGAAGCACTATTCGAGCCGAGGCTCGGCGTTTATTCCCCTTCATGAGCTGGCCCGAGAGCTGGCGAAAAGAATGGGGCTTGGCTGCGAACCCGGTCGAAATTGCCCGAAAAAATGGTTTCCCCGAGGTGCCTGTCCCCCTGCTTTCACATCCTCTGAAGGCTCGCAGCGCGCAGCGCAAGGAATCGAACATGGATCCGATGTTTCAAGACGAACGCATCAGCGCCTATCTCGACGGCCAATTGCCGAGCGACGAGCGCGCGCGGTTCGAAGACGAGTTGGCCCGCAATAGCGAGCTGCGCCAGGTCGTCGAGGAATTGCGCGGCTTGCACGACAGCTTGCAGGCCGTGCCGCGTCATTCCTTGAACGACGATTTCGCGGAGCACGTGCTGCGGCGGGCCGAACGGGCCATGCTCACGGGTCCGGCCGTCGCCGCAAACACCGCCGGCGCGAATAGCAATGGCGCGGACTCCGCCAATAGACAATCTACGGCTACGCAATCGACTGACACGCAATCTGCCGCGACGCACGGCGGCGATGGTGTTGCCGCGACGGGCGACTTGCAGGCTGCCGGTGGTTTCGCCGCTCGCTCGTCGTATGCGGATGCTCCGCGTAGCCGCCGGCCGTGGATTTGGGCGGCCGTTGCGATTGCCGTCGGCGTGATGGTGATGGTTCTGAATCCGCAGTCCAAAAAGCATGACCAACTTGCTCGACTCGAATCGACGCCGAACGTCCCGGAAGAGGGTCAGAAATCGCTCCACTCCTCTGCCAGCCCGATGGCTCCGCAGATCTCGGCCGCCGGTTCCGGTGGGAAAGCCTTCGCGGGTGGCGAAAAGCAATTGCTGCGCAAACGTGCCGAAGGATTGGCCGGCGAACCGAATGCGAAACATGAAGCTTCCTCGAACGTCGGATTCGGCGGGCGAGAAAGTTTGGAGCGCGATTCGACATCGCCCCCCGCTCCTCCCGCAATACCCCGGCAAGGCTCGCTTGCGGATGGTGCTGTCGGCGGCACGGCGCCTAATCTGGCAGATTCGACCGGTCGTAATGACGTCGCCGGTAGCGGTTCGCTGACACTCCGTGGCGCGAACGACTATCGCCGTAGCGGCGCTCGCTTGGCCGACTCGCCTGCCGTGCCAGACAAGAACGGTCCTGGCAAAACTGGCCCCAGCAAAATTGGCGCGCCGCCGGCCGATCGGCTGGCGACCGATAACTCGGCCATGGATCGAAAAAGTCTGGATGCCATCTCAACCGGCAGCGAAGCCGCCGACAAATCGGGCGTCAATCGCGCGGCAGCGGCCCCGGCCGGGGTTCTCGCCGCCAATGCCCACGCCAAGCATAACGCCGACACCGATGATTACCAAACGCTGCCGGCCGGCGGGATGATCGTCGGCGAATGGGCCACCACGCCCGAGG harbors:
- the folK gene encoding 2-amino-4-hydroxy-6-hydroxymethyldihydropteridine diphosphokinase, which codes for MTAALVALGANLGDRRAMLDRAVQLLAERPHVRLIAASRPLVTRPIGGDADQPEFLNAAALFETALGPAEFLAAMAEIELALGRRRDEPRWSARPIDLDLLLFGSLVLDAPGLSVPHPRMGFRRFVIEPAAEIAPDMRHPTILWTLAELRDHLRFAPPYVAIAGAPRAGKSALAADVSVSLGARLLADPTTRQTAAGAAAGPSADALASGPAWQREIELLGLRFNQLAMSGLASPSGGAGHAPNAAIGDYWFDQSLCVAAIAVPAEQAAEFRERWRAAAVQAPRPKLLVLLDAPLDWLWEQIEPTAEVRSWLNRESFAQLRQSIVDRATMQYRGPLLRLDSRQPEHARAELAAAVQAAN
- the panC gene encoding pantoate--beta-alanine ligase — encoded protein: MSDIASPELPTVIRDPDLLLDRVRAWQAAGETVGLVPTMGALHAGHLSMVARSTAECSRTVVTIFVNPAQFGPAEDFDRYPRQLEQDVEKLRGAGVDVVFAPSTEAMYPPDFATYVEVEGLSQHWEGASRPGHFRGVATIVLKLFQAAPADVAYFGQKDYQQAVIIHRMVADLQLPIQIRVLPIVREADGIAMSSRNAYLTPDDRQRALVLSRSLQLAMQLIRDGERDARRIADRMREMITSTEGVALDYATLVDPTTLAEKTEVVGTTVALVAARVGATRLIDNEIITG
- a CDS encoding sigma-70 family RNA polymerase sigma factor, which translates into the protein MNDDAQLIDQALAGQSVAFGRLVTKYQDRLYNALVHVVGSAEEAKDVAQDAFVQAFLKLDSFQRSAAFYTWLYRIAFNLAISRFRKTKPTVSVDRARESSGQEIMARDPPPGERLEQQERAQQVQLALAALDEHHRAVLVLREIDGCSYEAIAEILDLPVGTVRSRLHRARMELRELLKGVVQEER
- a CDS encoding carbon-nitrogen hydrolase family protein, whose product is MTQPFLAAAVQMQSGEDKGANLAAAIRLVEQAAAAGAELVALPELFNCLGTYAKVCAEAEAVPGPTSETMANLAARLGITLLAGSIAERAPLGAATAIYNTSLLFDPDGRLLARYRKMHRFDVDLPGQVVARESDWFAAGANIATATTPLGALGTAICYDLRFPELFRRMASAGVQVILLPSAFTLHTGRDHWQVLLRARAIENQAYVVAPNQCGRHSPQLVSYGHSAIVDPWGRVLASGPESGEAIVAAEIDLAYLSTVRSQLPALAHRRFL
- a CDS encoding prolipoprotein diacylglyceryl transferase family protein is translated as MLQTLFYIPDRVFGMPLFGWGLLLAVWAVASAATLSYQVWRHGFGQQAASYLPLLALIGLAIRFLLPALEQVEHLPTGENIVLGLPIRGYGVMLLIGLVSAVGLGVYRARQRGIDPEIMYSLAIWLFIGGFGGARLFYVTEYWTQQFVKHHADGSFDFGATLAAVANVAQGGIVVYGGLAGGVLAGAFFLRRHRLPVLRIFDICAPSVMLGLAIGRIGCFLNGCCYGGVCALPWAVAFPQQSPPFERQMNRAQLYLHGLAFSDQGTGLGGPAIIYHVEPGSAAARAGLKADQQIVEIDRQTASDPKPVRIFPAKRREGAGEGAVVQDDSLSAAEMALLGVSGEGTRITLRTDRSAEPASWAITAADEPPQRSLPVHPTQLYDSLGAALLCLLLIAYGPFSRHDGETLALLFILHPVARFLIEAIRTDEPKKYFGMSISQVGSLLFVAIAMGLWFYLRRRPAKSAGPRLAAPIAVG